CAGGCCGAACAGGTTCTACTATCGTCTCCCCATGCATGACAACAACATGTATCCCCTGGGCTCTTGCATATTCAGTCAGATCCTTAATCTCCTCAGGCAAGACATGGGTCAACTCTATGCCTGCCAGAACCACGATATCTCCCTGCTTCTCATTCATACGTCGGGCAAAAGGAACAACCTCCCTACAGAGGATCTCTATATTCGTAGCATCAGCATGATCGGTGATAGCAAGAGCCTCATAGTTTTTTACAATGGCACGGCGAACGTGCTCAGAGGGAATCAGTGTTCCATCACTCCAGAGAGTGTGACTGTGAAGATCAACAAGCTTCATCAATTTCCTCCGCTATATTCTGCAGGTACTCTACGGCTTTTTGGATAAGATTTCCCTGGACGGGAAAACTATACGCACCTTTGTTCTTTGCCACCTCGCCAGGGCGTTGAAGAAGAACCATTTTCACCTGTCCTAAGGTGTTTTTCTTGTCAGCCAGAAGAGGTTTTTCAAGATCCTTCCAGTCTATTGTACGGATAAGGTTGGGCTTCTGCAGGATATTTAATCTTCGGAAATCATTTGCTATATTTTCCACAATCGAAGGTTTTAATAAGCCCATCTGCATAGAAATATACACTTCGCCGAGCATCCCCCATGCTACCGCAAAACCATGGAGCAACTCATACGCCAAAACATGCTCAATCGCGTGCCCCAGCGTATGACCAAAGTTCAGAATCTGTCTGAGGTTTTGTTCTCGAGGATCTTTTGCCACTACTGAGGCTTTTATAAAGCAGCTTTTCCAGAGAAGAGTAGACCAATCCATATTTTCCCAATCACTGTGAACAAGCAAGTCATAATACGAAACATCAGCTATGAGTGCGTGTTTTACCATCTCCACAAGCCCATTTCTTTTTTGTTCCTCGGGAAGCGTGCGCAGAAAAGCCGTATCAGTTACCACAAGTGAAGGAAAATGAAAAGCACCGATGAGATTTTTGCCGCGGGAGGTATCAACACCTGTTTTTCCTCCGATAGAACTGTCCACCATAGCCAGGACAGTCGTAGGAATTTGAATAAAATCAATCCCTCGCATGTACATTGATGCTACAAACCCTCCAAGATCCCCGACAACCCCTCCTCCCATTGCTATTAACACACTTTTTCTATCCCCTCCAAGTTCCAAAAGCTTCTCTGTTACCTTTACGGCTTGTTCAATGGTTTTGGAGGATTCTCCAGCAGGGATAACAATTACATCTCTTGAAAAAAAGTTTATCTCTTTTTTCCAGAGACGATAAACCTGTTCATCCGTAAGAACAAAAGCATGGCTATAAGATTTGCGAGAAACAAAATCCTTCACCGTTTTTTGCCAGTGATTCTCTCCAAAGACAATCTGATAGCAGGAAAGAGAAGAAGCAGGAATTCGCACCTTTAGCTTAGTTACGTTCACCCAAACTTTGCTCCGCCTTTATTCTTGAGATCACATTGGCTGTAATATCGACACTTTTATCATAAAAAAGAAGCCCGGTAGTTTCCTTTGTCAAAATCAATGTGTAGCGTTTCTCGTTTCCAATTTTCTGAATCACAACAAGGATCTTGTTGTAGATATTTCTCGTAAGATCGTTACGCAAGGCATCGAGTGTCTTGTTTGCCTCTATGGTAAATTCAGCAAGTTCTTGCTTTTTTGCATCAATTTCTATCTCTCGGCGGGTTCTTTCTTCAGCAGAGAGGCTCATATAAAGCCGTTTATACTCCTCTTCCATCGTCGCAATCACTTTCTTTTTTTCCTGGATTTGAGTATCATACTCTTGGCGTTTTTTTGCCACCTCCTGACGAATATCCTCATAACCAGGATACGCTTGAAGTATCCGATCGAAATCAACCACTGCTACCTTGACAAGTTTAAGCGCTGAAGCACTCTGCCCCCATACCGACAAAGGAGCAAGAAGACACACTACACAGAATATTGTAAACCAATTTTTCATCATCCGCCTCCTTAAAACATTCCCTGAATAGAAAATACAAACTGCCAATCACTAAAGAACTCATCGGTCTTTTCAAATCGAAAACGTTTCTCCTGGGAATCATAGTATCCGCGTCTGACCAGGTAAAACCTGAGAGGAAATCCAGGAATATTCAATCGAATACCCGGTCCAAAGCTAAACATCGTTCCCTCAGGATTGAGAGGAGCTATGCCACTCCATGTAGACCAGAGATTTCCTACATCACAGATAAACACTCCCCACACCCATATCTGATAAATCTGATAGCGCAGCTCAAAACTGTTATAAAGCTTGGACTCCCCTCCACGAACCAGCCCCATCCAACCCCGTAGTTCCCAGATACCATCATAGCGCAAGACCTCGTTCGCTGCATACTCCTTTAATCCATTCATAAACTGGGGAAGAAGAAACTCTGTAGAAATATTGTACGCCAATACGATTTTCCATATTGGATTAAAATACGTGCTATAAAAGAACTTCGTTTTTATAAAATGGCTTTCTCCACCCAAAATCCCCCCATACGAGGTTAGATTTGCCTGAAAAATACTTCCCCTCGTTGGTTCAAAAGGATTATCCGTAGAGTTACGAGTTGCCGACAATCCAAAATAATTTCGAAAACGCCAGCCTTTTTTCAAATCATCCTGAAGGGTTACGTTGGTATCCCAGTGATCAGAGAACGTAAGGGGAAGAGTAAAATTAGCGCCTGTATCCTGATAAAACGAAGTTCCCAGAGAGAAACCACCCTGCCAGTAAATACCAAAACGACGACCAAGATTGATACCAAGATTGATACTATCTCTATAGTATTGTTTATCATTTGTAAGTGTGGTCAAACTATTACTCGGATTATCATGATAATTAAAATCTGAACCATCGATCACACCATCCCCATCATCATCTGTTGGCACACTCTTAAACCAGTCCCTGCTATACCCCAGAGAAACACCTGCAGAGATTGGTTGATCAAAAAGATACGGCTCTTGAAAACCAAGACTGATAGACTGCCTACGTTCTGCCCATTCCCCTCGAGCGGTAACCGTTCTCCCTGTCCCGAGAAAGTTTTTCTCTGAAACCTGAAGATAGGCAGAAAAACCACTCTCAAAACCATACGTCACACCAAAGGTAAACAAACCCGTCCTCGTCTCTTCTACATCAATATTCAGATTCACCAGACCCTCAGCAGAACCCGGGAAAGGATTTACCTGAACATCTGAGAAATATTCCAACTGCATGAGACGATTTTTCGTTTGCTCTACCTTGCGATTAACATACATCTCGCCTTCCTGAAAAATCAACTCACGCTGGATCACCTTGGTTTTTGTTCGTGTATTCCCTGTTATAAGAATTTTTTCAATATGCGCTCTTTTACCTTCATAAATCATAAGCCGACTATCAATAACATTCGTGTTTTCACGTTTCTCGGGAATCAAAATAACATTTGCATACAGGTACCCATTGTCAGCATATCTTGAATAGATCGCATACCGTCCCATTTCCATCTGGATATAATCATACACACTTCCCTCTTTTAGAGAAACAAGAGAACGAAGATCTTCAGTAGAGTATATGGTATTATTTTCGATAGAAATATTCCCTGTAAAATACTTTTCTCCCTCCGCGATATCTATCTCCACATAGATAGCAGGATGATTGTCTTTACCTACATTGGTAACATACCATGTATGACGGTTAATTTTTACATCAAAGTATCCTTTCTTTTTGTAGAGATATTGAATAAGCTTCTCGTCTTCTTCAAACTCATCTTCTTTTAGGACACCCGAAACAACAAACCAAAATTTCTCCTTGGTTTTCATGGCATTTTTGATCTCACCAGCTTTCACTGCCTCATTCCCTGTAATGATAATCTTTTCAACAACCACTTTTTTCTTGGCATCTACCACAAAGGTAATATCATAAGCATTGGTGCGTTTTTTTACATCGTAAGGTTCTTTTTGTACATCAATAGAAACGTCACGAAATCCTTCTGATATATATTTCTGTTTAATAATGGCTATGGATTCACTTATCATCGATTCAGTAAAATATCCTTCTTCTTTGATGGGAATAGCACTTTTCATGTCTTCTACAGAAAGAAAACCTGGATTTTTAAAACGTATCCAGCGCACATAAGGATTTTCCTTCACTTTGTATATCAATCTATAACCATTGGTCAGTCGCTCTCGTTCTACGCGGATGTCCTCGAATTTTCCCGTTTTGAAGAGATTCTTTACACTTTCGTTAATATTATCTACCAAGAACATATCCCCTTTCTTAATTGTTACTAACCCCCTCATTTCTGAGAGAGGCATATTTTGAAGTCCTTCAAAAACAACCTCCTGCACAATGTTCCCTTCTTGAGCTATACTTCCAGTAACTACTCCCAAAAAAAGGAAAAAGAAAAATCCAAGCAATAAACTTCTCTGCATATCCTGCTCCTAAAATCTCCGTTTATAGTTAATCTCTATCTTTTGTTCATACTCAAGCGTTTCAGTGGTATTGAGCAACGGTTCATAAGACCATCCTACCTCTACTCCCTGCAGAGAGTAGCTCACACCAAAGCTATATACCGGTCTCAATGTCACCTGGTTGCTTCCAAAAACTCCCTGCAACGCAATATCAGCTTCCACAAAAATATTGGGAAGGATATATCTCCCCACAGAAAGAGAGGTTCCCTCCAACAAAGCCGGCAGGGTAAGGTTGGAGATACCTCCTGTCAAGTATCTCGCGTAATTCTGTGCCAGAGTGCTTCGAATAACAAACATATCTAATCCCAACTGTTGTCTTAGCCTGGCTGAAAATGGCGAGAGAATAAGCACCTCTTCTGCTAGCCCTGCGCCTGTGGAAAATAGCGATGCCACTGTTTGAGACGATACATTTGTATTCGTGACCATTTGAGGCAAACCAAGATAGCTGATAATCTCCTCCTTTCGTCTCTCTGGAACAGAATAAAAATTTACCAGATTTATTTTAGGGAGTTTTCCCAGAAAGGTCAAATAAATTTCGATATTATCTTGAAGACTCCTATATCGGTACTTCGATTGGAATTCAACCTCTGGTAAAAAATCATTTTCAAAACTTACTATTCCTTCTACAATCTGAAAATTCTGAGTAAGGTATCGCAACCTACCTGAAGCAACAGAGAGCTTTCCCTTGAGCGAAGGTTGTGGAAGAGCCCCACTTATCTTAAGCACTGAGCCTGGTTCAAAAACCATATCCACCACCTCACTTTGAAACGCCAGGCGCTGATCAAGAAACACAGAGAGAGCAAGTTGAACAGGAAGGAAAAACTCATTCCCCCTGCTCCAGAAATCCTGCAAACTCACCCAGATACGCGATTGACGAAGTCGAAGATTTCCCCCAACCGTAATATCATCCAGGGAGCCACCTATGGTCAATATTTCTGGTTGTATAACTCCCGTAAACACAGGTGTCTGAAAACGAAAAACATCAGACGAACGCTGAGCACCCAAACGAAAAGAAAACAAGCCATTCTGAAACGGTTTCATTGCCCCCTGAATCCAGAAAACTCCTGTTGATGTGGCAAGCTTCTGCCT
This sequence is a window from Thermospira aquatica. Protein-coding genes within it:
- a CDS encoding OmpH family outer membrane protein, producing MKNWFTIFCVVCLLAPLSVWGQSASALKLVKVAVVDFDRILQAYPGYEDIRQEVAKKRQEYDTQIQEKKKVIATMEEEYKRLYMSLSAEERTRREIEIDAKKQELAEFTIEANKTLDALRNDLTRNIYNKILVVIQKIGNEKRYTLILTKETTGLLFYDKSVDITANVISRIKAEQSLGERN
- the aroB gene encoding 3-dehydroquinate synthase codes for the protein MNVTKLKVRIPASSLSCYQIVFGENHWQKTVKDFVSRKSYSHAFVLTDEQVYRLWKKEINFFSRDVIVIPAGESSKTIEQAVKVTEKLLELGGDRKSVLIAMGGGVVGDLGGFVASMYMRGIDFIQIPTTVLAMVDSSIGGKTGVDTSRGKNLIGAFHFPSLVVTDTAFLRTLPEEQKRNGLVEMVKHALIADVSYYDLLVHSDWENMDWSTLLWKSCFIKASVVAKDPREQNLRQILNFGHTLGHAIEHVLAYELLHGFAVAWGMLGEVYISMQMGLLKPSIVENIANDFRRLNILQKPNLIRTIDWKDLEKPLLADKKNTLGQVKMVLLQRPGEVAKNKGAYSFPVQGNLIQKAVEYLQNIAEEIDEAC
- the bamA gene encoding outer membrane protein assembly factor BamA; the protein is MQRSLLLGFFFFLFLGVVTGSIAQEGNIVQEVVFEGLQNMPLSEMRGLVTIKKGDMFLVDNINESVKNLFKTGKFEDIRVERERLTNGYRLIYKVKENPYVRWIRFKNPGFLSVEDMKSAIPIKEEGYFTESMISESIAIIKQKYISEGFRDVSIDVQKEPYDVKKRTNAYDITFVVDAKKKVVVEKIIITGNEAVKAGEIKNAMKTKEKFWFVVSGVLKEDEFEEDEKLIQYLYKKKGYFDVKINRHTWYVTNVGKDNHPAIYVEIDIAEGEKYFTGNISIENNTIYSTEDLRSLVSLKEGSVYDYIQMEMGRYAIYSRYADNGYLYANVILIPEKRENTNVIDSRLMIYEGKRAHIEKILITGNTRTKTKVIQRELIFQEGEMYVNRKVEQTKNRLMQLEYFSDVQVNPFPGSAEGLVNLNIDVEETRTGLFTFGVTYGFESGFSAYLQVSEKNFLGTGRTVTARGEWAERRQSISLGFQEPYLFDQPISAGVSLGYSRDWFKSVPTDDDGDGVIDGSDFNYHDNPSNSLTTLTNDKQYYRDSINLGINLGRRFGIYWQGGFSLGTSFYQDTGANFTLPLTFSDHWDTNVTLQDDLKKGWRFRNYFGLSATRNSTDNPFEPTRGSIFQANLTSYGGILGGESHFIKTKFFYSTYFNPIWKIVLAYNISTEFLLPQFMNGLKEYAANEVLRYDGIWELRGWMGLVRGGESKLYNSFELRYQIYQIWVWGVFICDVGNLWSTWSGIAPLNPEGTMFSFGPGIRLNIPGFPLRFYLVRRGYYDSQEKRFRFEKTDEFFSDWQFVFSIQGMF